A genome region from Pirellulales bacterium includes the following:
- a CDS encoding metallophosphoesterase family protein, translating into MNRIPRRHFLGAGSVIAAGAWLGRAWGQDTSAAPAFAAEAKFEPQSTLLTWQRDPTTTMTIQWIGTEEEGKDRPIWYAKLGSMEWKSAICEVREFPSPKYKVYRTELTGLEPGGEYSFRIGLDSKERRFRTMPTKPTNTLQFVSGGDAGAGNAARETNELAAKQDPMFVVLGGDLAYENGMIAGNFLQFLKNYSDQLIDSEGRSIPMLACLGNHEVRGGYSTSRKSAPFFYAMFDGLFADNGFGSIDFGDYMSIILLDSNHTTPIKGEQTSWLEKQLREREECPNVFVFYHVPSYPSVRPVNLDDMEKGTGSDSRKHWVPLFERFNVDAVFEHHDHAYKRTHPLLDGLVDPNGVPYLGDGSWGKLRRPVSPEDRPYLKVVDEAYHMSLHRIEGAERFHVALSDHGKVVDVCSTKKRSRMYPQFSTSL; encoded by the coding sequence ATGAATCGCATTCCACGGCGTCACTTTTTAGGGGCCGGATCGGTGATCGCCGCCGGCGCATGGCTCGGCCGGGCCTGGGGACAAGACACGTCGGCGGCGCCCGCGTTCGCCGCGGAGGCCAAGTTCGAACCGCAATCGACACTGCTCACCTGGCAGCGCGATCCGACCACGACGATGACGATTCAGTGGATTGGCACGGAGGAAGAGGGAAAAGACCGCCCGATCTGGTACGCCAAACTGGGTTCGATGGAATGGAAATCGGCGATCTGCGAGGTGCGCGAATTCCCCTCGCCCAAGTACAAGGTGTATCGCACAGAGTTGACTGGCCTGGAACCGGGAGGCGAATACAGTTTTCGGATCGGGCTGGATTCCAAGGAGCGCCGATTTCGGACCATGCCGACCAAACCGACGAACACGCTCCAGTTCGTATCGGGCGGCGATGCGGGCGCGGGCAACGCGGCGCGCGAGACCAATGAGCTAGCCGCGAAGCAAGACCCGATGTTCGTAGTGCTCGGCGGCGACCTGGCGTATGAAAACGGGATGATCGCCGGCAACTTTTTGCAATTCTTGAAGAATTACTCCGACCAGTTGATCGACAGCGAAGGCCGAAGCATTCCGATGCTGGCCTGTCTTGGCAACCATGAGGTGCGCGGCGGATACAGCACCTCGCGCAAGTCGGCGCCGTTCTTTTACGCGATGTTCGATGGTCTGTTCGCGGACAACGGATTTGGCTCCATCGACTTCGGCGACTACATGTCGATTATTTTGCTCGACTCGAATCACACGACGCCGATCAAGGGTGAGCAAACGAGCTGGCTGGAGAAGCAGCTACGCGAGCGCGAAGAATGCCCCAACGTGTTTGTGTTTTATCATGTGCCGTCGTATCCATCGGTGCGGCCGGTGAATTTGGACGACATGGAGAAGGGCACCGGATCGGACAGTCGCAAGCACTGGGTGCCGCTGTTCGAGCGTTTCAACGTGGACGCGGTGTTTGAACACCACGACCACGCCTACAAACGCACGCATCCACTGCTCGATGGGTTGGTCGATCCCAATGGCGTGCCGTATTTGGGAGACGGCTCGTGGGGCAAGCTCCGGCGGCCCGTTTCGCCCGAGGATCGCCCGTATCTCAAGGTGGTGGACGAGGCGTATCACATGTCGTTGCACCGGATCGAGGGGGCGGAGCGCTTTCACGTGGCGCTGTCCGACCACGGCAAGGTTGTCGACGTGTGCTCCACCAAGAAGCGGAGCCGCATGTACCCGCAGTTTTCGACCTCGCTGTAA
- the recG gene encoding ATP-dependent DNA helicase RecG — protein sequence MSSAGEKQVLAVLGRPLAQLRAVGDRLLPQFHRLELNNVLDLLFYFPRDYEDLTDLRPLNQLQSGSLQSAVGTVTEVEASGGSFGRRHVLGVLIEGDGGYLRLVWFNQPFMQKKFHTGQRLLVSGKAVLKGRAWEMTHPKVQWLAAEETNIEGRILPLYSLTEGLSQHHVRRAVQEALGISAPLLEEAFPESFLTAHQIMPIAPAIENIHFPADQARLTEARRRFVYQELYILQLALALRRQQQRVMSRSPQLEITPKIDARIRRLIPFELTPDQEAAIRDLVADLARPYPMNRLLQGDVGTGKTVIAVYAVLLAIAAGSQAVLMAPTEVLARQHAATLDHLLHESRVRRAILTGGMQAADKSRVLAAIAAGEIDLVIGTQAILQNDVEFPRLGLVVIDEQHKFGVRQRARLKSAGADPHYLVMTATPIPRTITMTLFGDLDVSTLKTAPPGRQAVRTYLPAADRRASWWEFFREKLREGRQGYVIAPLVEESEEIEAASVQETFETLINGELADFRVGLAHGRLSPAEKQQVMESFRRGDLQVLVSTTVIEVGVDVPNATLMTIEGGERFGLSQLHQLRGRVSRGLFPGQCCVFADPQTDESRRRLEAFAKTTDGFELAELDLAIRGPGDLFGSRQHGLPPLWIADLLRDAAVLDEARRAATETVAADPGLAQPQHARLRRMMLVRYGQSLELGDVG from the coding sequence ATGTCATCTGCCGGCGAAAAGCAAGTTCTTGCGGTCCTGGGGCGCCCCTTGGCGCAACTCCGCGCGGTCGGCGATCGCCTGTTGCCGCAGTTCCATCGCTTGGAACTGAACAACGTGCTCGACCTCTTGTTCTATTTCCCCCGCGACTACGAAGACCTGACCGATCTTCGTCCGCTCAATCAACTCCAAAGCGGTTCGCTGCAAAGCGCCGTCGGCACGGTCACCGAGGTCGAAGCCTCCGGCGGCAGTTTTGGGCGCCGTCATGTGCTTGGTGTGCTCATCGAGGGGGACGGCGGATATTTACGACTGGTGTGGTTCAACCAGCCCTTCATGCAGAAGAAGTTTCACACGGGGCAACGGCTGCTCGTTTCTGGCAAGGCCGTTCTCAAAGGGCGCGCCTGGGAAATGACGCATCCCAAGGTGCAATGGCTCGCCGCCGAAGAAACCAACATCGAAGGCCGAATTCTGCCCCTCTATTCCCTCACCGAGGGCCTGTCGCAACATCACGTGCGCCGCGCGGTGCAAGAGGCGCTCGGCATCAGCGCGCCGCTATTGGAGGAGGCCTTTCCCGAAAGCTTCCTCACCGCGCATCAAATCATGCCGATTGCGCCGGCCATCGAAAACATCCATTTCCCCGCGGATCAGGCGCGGCTGACAGAGGCGCGCCGTCGATTCGTTTATCAAGAACTTTACATCCTACAACTGGCGCTCGCCTTGCGGCGCCAGCAACAGCGCGTCATGTCGCGCTCGCCACAACTGGAGATTACCCCCAAAATCGACGCCAGAATCAGGCGGCTCATTCCGTTTGAATTAACACCAGATCAAGAAGCCGCCATCCGCGATCTCGTCGCCGATCTGGCCCGCCCTTATCCCATGAACCGCCTGCTGCAAGGCGACGTTGGCACGGGCAAAACCGTCATCGCCGTCTATGCCGTGCTGCTGGCAATCGCCGCCGGGAGCCAGGCGGTGCTGATGGCGCCGACCGAGGTGCTGGCCCGCCAACATGCGGCCACGCTCGATCACTTGCTCCACGAAAGCCGCGTCCGCCGCGCGATACTGACCGGCGGAATGCAAGCCGCCGACAAGTCGCGCGTTCTCGCCGCCATTGCGGCGGGCGAAATCGACCTGGTGATCGGCACCCAGGCGATTCTGCAAAACGACGTCGAATTCCCCCGGCTCGGTTTGGTGGTCATCGATGAGCAGCACAAGTTCGGCGTGCGTCAACGCGCCCGGCTCAAAAGCGCCGGCGCTGATCCGCATTATCTGGTCATGACCGCCACGCCCATTCCGCGCACCATCACCATGACGTTGTTTGGCGACCTGGATGTATCCACCTTGAAGACCGCGCCGCCGGGACGCCAGGCTGTTCGCACCTATCTGCCGGCCGCCGATCGCCGCGCCAGTTGGTGGGAGTTTTTTCGAGAGAAGTTGCGCGAGGGGCGACAAGGCTATGTCATCGCGCCGCTCGTTGAGGAGTCGGAAGAAATCGAAGCCGCCAGCGTGCAAGAAACCTTTGAGACGCTCATCAACGGCGAACTCGCCGACTTTCGCGTTGGACTGGCGCACGGGCGTCTCAGCCCGGCGGAAAAGCAGCAGGTCATGGAGTCGTTTCGCCGCGGCGATTTGCAAGTGCTCGTTTCCACCACGGTCATCGAAGTCGGCGTCGATGTCCCCAATGCCACCCTCATGACCATCGAAGGGGGCGAACGCTTCGGCCTCTCGCAACTGCATCAATTGCGCGGCCGCGTCAGTCGTGGGCTCTTCCCTGGTCAATGCTGCGTCTTCGCCGATCCTCAAACCGATGAGTCGCGCCGCCGATTGGAGGCCTTTGCCAAGACCACCGACGGCTTCGAACTGGCCGAACTCGATCTGGCGATTCGCGGCCCCGGCGACCTCTTCGGATCGCGCCAACATGGCTTGCCCCCGCTGTGGATCGCCGATCTCTTGCGAGACGCCGCCGTGCTCGACGAAGCTCGCCGCGCCGCCACGGAAACCGTGGCGGCCGATCCAGGGTTGGCGCAGCCCCAACATGCCCGGCTGCGCCGGATGATGCTGGTACGCTACGGGCAGTCGCTCGAACTGGGCGACGTAGGGTAA
- a CDS encoding GGDEF domain-containing protein encodes MDSSIFEGIVSSAPHLPAPVALAVVAVLGYFVGRLQLSRGAQLESQARRELMRAQVVAKELEKIAEVIRQNLTKHDTSVAKFKDRVRELSNGHDEEAFKQLCREAEDILRPTMRLANEISHAYEEIRRQTTMLMSLTEVRTDPLTGLRNRRALDEALETMFAMKTRYGQQFSVAMFDIDSFKKVNDEHGHVRGDRVLRGVGSLLDNGARSTDLVARYGGEEFVVIMPQTDLAGSCLLAQRLRKAVEREAIADLRITISGGVALAKDGEDVATFVARVDKALYCAKEMGRNQVCVDDGTRISLVEDMEPADTGVLASALPARVHI; translated from the coding sequence ATGGACAGCAGCATCTTTGAAGGCATCGTCAGCTCCGCTCCGCATTTGCCGGCACCGGTTGCGCTCGCCGTGGTGGCGGTGCTTGGCTATTTTGTCGGCCGACTGCAACTATCGCGCGGCGCACAGCTAGAGAGCCAGGCGCGCCGTGAGTTGATGCGGGCGCAGGTGGTGGCCAAGGAGCTGGAGAAAATCGCCGAAGTGATTCGGCAGAATCTCACCAAGCACGACACGAGCGTGGCGAAGTTCAAGGACCGCGTGCGCGAGCTATCGAACGGGCACGACGAAGAGGCGTTCAAACAGTTGTGCCGCGAGGCGGAGGATATCCTGCGGCCGACGATGCGGCTGGCCAACGAAATTTCGCACGCCTACGAAGAGATTCGGCGCCAGACGACCATGCTGATGTCGCTCACAGAAGTGCGCACCGATCCGTTGACCGGATTGCGCAACCGCCGCGCGCTCGACGAGGCGCTAGAAACCATGTTCGCGATGAAGACTCGCTACGGCCAGCAGTTTTCGGTCGCCATGTTCGATATCGACTCGTTCAAAAAGGTCAACGACGAACATGGCCACGTGCGCGGCGACCGGGTATTGCGAGGCGTGGGCAGCCTGCTCGACAACGGCGCTCGCTCCACCGACCTGGTAGCTCGCTACGGCGGCGAAGAGTTCGTCGTCATCATGCCGCAAACCGACTTGGCGGGCTCATGCTTGCTGGCTCAGCGGTTGCGGAAGGCGGTCGAGCGCGAGGCGATCGCCGACTTGCGCATCACCATTAGCGGCGGTGTCGCCCTGGCCAAGGATGGGGAGGATGTGGCCACATTCGTCGCCCGCGTCGACAAGGCCCTGTACTGCGCCAAGGAAATGGGGCGCAATCAGGTGTGCGTGGACGACGGGACACGGATCTCGCTGGTGGAAGACATGGAGCCCGCGGACACCGGCGTGTTAGCCAGCGCGTTGCCGGCCCGGGTGCATATTTAG
- a CDS encoding ATP-binding protein, protein MQDFEKLGLFYLGRVFDVDQKSASDELLLYDANDLVTHAVCIGMTGSGKTGLCLSLLEEAAIDGVPCLAIDPKGDIGNLLLTFPGLSGQEFTPWINADDARREGVTPQQLGDREAEKWRKGLAEWGEDGARIERLRAAAEIRLFTPGSTAGLPLSILPSFSVPPVAIQADAELFGELVQSAARSLLALLGLHDDTGRSREQILLSNILESEWRENKSIALGDLVRLIQNPPIERVGVMELEAFFPAKERFEMALTLNNLVAAPGFEAWLEGEPLDIQSLLYSPDGKPRVAIVSIAHLNDDERMFVVTLLLQQLVAWMRAQQGTSSLRAILYMDEIAGYLPPTANPPSKASFLTLLKQGRAFGLGALLATQNPVDLDYKALSNAGTWFLGRLQTERDKARVLEGLETVAASSSTGFDRQRMDHLLASLPKRVFLMNNVHDSGPVTFQVRWAMSYLRGPLTRDEMRRLCDPQRPDSGGEAPGRLANQARVSTTAAPSDGSHASRPVLPPKIPQIFLTPREAHAEQKVVYQGSIVGVCDLHFRSDKEQVDSVRTETGLLVANEGGLSADWEWQDAPWGDERFVSGPIAGASYMALPAAALDTKNYTAWKRSLVDAAYRERKLQLLKNSELEVTQKPNEPERDFRVRVNQAAREVRDAKIAKLREQYDKKLSALNEKLRRAEAAVEQQIGQQSQQKLQSWMSAGATLLGALLGRRALSYTNVSRAERTVRNFGRGSKEAQDVERAKAIEAAVEADIAKLQQALTDETAQIQAEPERLAAMMETILVASKKSEIAVRRLSLLWMPMAVDAAGALRPAW, encoded by the coding sequence ATGCAAGATTTTGAAAAGCTTGGCCTGTTCTACTTGGGACGCGTCTTCGATGTCGACCAGAAGAGCGCGAGCGACGAGTTGTTGCTGTATGACGCCAATGATCTGGTGACGCACGCGGTTTGCATTGGCATGACGGGGAGCGGCAAAACGGGCCTGTGCCTGTCGCTATTGGAAGAAGCGGCGATCGACGGCGTGCCCTGTCTGGCGATTGATCCCAAGGGAGATATTGGCAACCTGTTGTTGACCTTCCCGGGTTTGAGCGGCCAGGAGTTCACCCCGTGGATCAACGCTGACGACGCGCGGCGGGAAGGCGTCACGCCGCAACAGTTGGGTGATCGAGAGGCGGAAAAATGGCGGAAAGGACTTGCCGAGTGGGGGGAGGATGGGGCACGCATCGAGCGATTGCGCGCGGCCGCGGAGATTCGCCTGTTTACGCCCGGCAGCACGGCTGGCCTGCCACTTTCGATTCTTCCTTCGTTCTCAGTGCCGCCAGTGGCAATACAGGCCGACGCGGAGTTGTTTGGCGAACTAGTGCAGTCGGCGGCGCGTAGCCTGTTGGCGCTATTGGGCCTGCACGACGACACGGGGCGCAGCCGGGAGCAAATCCTGCTCTCGAACATCTTGGAATCGGAGTGGCGCGAAAACAAAAGCATTGCCTTGGGCGATCTGGTGCGGTTGATTCAAAACCCGCCGATCGAGCGCGTTGGCGTTATGGAGCTCGAAGCGTTCTTTCCGGCGAAAGAGCGATTTGAGATGGCGCTGACGCTCAACAACCTGGTGGCGGCGCCCGGCTTTGAGGCTTGGCTGGAGGGGGAACCGCTCGATATTCAGTCGCTGTTGTATTCGCCAGACGGCAAGCCGCGCGTCGCCATTGTTTCGATCGCTCACCTCAATGACGATGAGCGCATGTTCGTCGTCACGCTCCTCTTGCAACAACTGGTCGCTTGGATGCGCGCTCAGCAAGGCACGAGCAGCTTGCGGGCGATTTTATATATGGACGAGATTGCGGGGTATCTGCCGCCGACGGCTAACCCGCCATCGAAAGCCTCGTTCTTGACGTTGCTCAAGCAGGGACGGGCGTTTGGGCTCGGCGCCCTTTTGGCAACGCAAAATCCCGTCGATCTCGACTACAAGGCGCTGTCGAACGCAGGCACCTGGTTCCTTGGCAGATTGCAAACCGAGCGCGATAAAGCGCGCGTGCTCGAAGGACTGGAAACCGTCGCCGCAAGCTCCAGCACGGGGTTTGATCGACAACGGATGGACCATTTGCTGGCATCGCTGCCCAAGCGCGTGTTCTTGATGAACAACGTGCACGATAGTGGTCCGGTCACATTCCAGGTCCGTTGGGCAATGTCGTATCTGCGCGGACCATTGACCCGCGATGAGATGCGGCGCTTGTGCGACCCCCAGCGGCCAGACTCGGGTGGAGAGGCGCCGGGCCGATTGGCAAATCAAGCCCGGGTGTCCACCACTGCCGCGCCAAGCGACGGCTCGCACGCGAGTCGACCGGTGCTGCCCCCCAAGATTCCGCAGATATTTTTAACTCCGCGCGAGGCGCATGCGGAGCAGAAGGTTGTGTATCAAGGCTCGATCGTCGGAGTTTGCGATTTGCATTTTCGGTCGGATAAAGAACAAGTCGACTCGGTCCGCACGGAAACTGGCTTGCTGGTCGCGAATGAAGGAGGCCTTTCCGCAGATTGGGAATGGCAGGATGCGCCCTGGGGGGACGAACGCTTTGTCAGCGGGCCGATCGCCGGCGCCAGCTATATGGCGCTTCCGGCGGCGGCGCTCGACACCAAGAATTACACGGCCTGGAAGAGATCCCTGGTTGATGCGGCGTATCGCGAGCGGAAACTGCAACTCTTGAAAAACTCGGAACTGGAGGTCACCCAAAAGCCGAACGAGCCGGAACGCGATTTTCGAGTTCGTGTGAATCAGGCCGCCCGCGAAGTGCGGGACGCGAAGATAGCGAAGCTTCGCGAACAGTACGACAAGAAGCTGTCGGCATTGAACGAGAAATTGCGTAGGGCCGAAGCGGCCGTGGAGCAGCAAATTGGCCAGCAATCGCAGCAAAAGTTGCAGAGTTGGATGTCGGCCGGAGCGACCTTGCTGGGCGCCTTACTTGGGCGTCGAGCCTTGAGTTACACCAATGTCAGTCGCGCGGAAAGGACCGTGCGCAACTTTGGCCGGGGCTCGAAGGAGGCCCAAGACGTGGAGCGGGCCAAGGCGATTGAGGCGGCCGTCGAAGCGGACATTGCCAAACTGCAGCAAGCGCTGACGGACGAAACCGCGCAGATCCAAGCGGAGCCAGAACGGCTGGCGGCCATGATGGAAACGATCTTGGTGGCGTCGAAAAAGTCGGAAATCGCCGTACGGCGACTGTCGCTCTTGTGGATGCCGATGGCGGTGGACGCCGCGGGAGCGTTGCGACCGGCATGGTAG
- a CDS encoding electron transfer flavoprotein subunit alpha/FixB family protein, with protein MSDTLVVIVPGGPLASRSEQAGIGFGKLVADKAGGACDVLVVGAHAGEAAAGVAQLGVRKVLLAEHADLKTNTGEAIAAAIAAVAKSQTYRLIAGASSTVTRDSFPRVAARLGAPMASDVLQVNTVAPDKLIFTKPCYSGNLLAETEFSGATVVALCRPSSFDPPTAGDAAAPIEKATLPQRLAHARKHFVEMNRTPLSRPELTEADVVVTGGRGTKGDFKPIEELADFLGGAVGASRAVVDAGWMPNDFQVGQTGKVIAPKLYIGCGLSGAIQHLAGMRNSKTIVAINKDASAPIFEVADFGLTADLFEAIPQLIAEVKKARG; from the coding sequence ATGTCCGACACGCTGGTAGTGATCGTCCCCGGCGGCCCCTTAGCTTCGCGCAGCGAACAGGCCGGTATTGGATTTGGAAAACTAGTTGCCGACAAAGCCGGGGGCGCTTGCGATGTGCTCGTTGTCGGCGCCCACGCCGGCGAGGCGGCGGCGGGCGTCGCGCAACTAGGCGTGCGCAAGGTGCTGCTGGCGGAACATGCCGATCTCAAGACGAACACGGGCGAGGCCATCGCGGCGGCGATTGCGGCGGTCGCCAAGAGTCAGACGTATCGGCTTATCGCCGGCGCCTCGTCAACTGTGACGCGCGATAGTTTTCCGCGCGTCGCCGCCCGACTGGGGGCGCCAATGGCGTCGGACGTGCTACAGGTGAATACGGTGGCGCCCGACAAGTTAATTTTCACCAAGCCGTGCTATTCGGGCAATCTGCTGGCCGAGACGGAGTTTAGCGGGGCCACCGTGGTGGCCCTTTGTCGGCCGTCGTCGTTCGACCCGCCGACTGCTGGAGACGCTGCCGCGCCGATTGAAAAAGCGACCCTGCCGCAGCGATTGGCTCACGCGCGCAAGCACTTTGTGGAAATGAATCGCACTCCGCTTTCGCGACCAGAATTGACCGAGGCCGATGTGGTTGTGACGGGTGGACGCGGCACCAAGGGAGACTTCAAGCCGATTGAGGAATTGGCCGATTTTCTGGGAGGCGCGGTTGGCGCCAGCCGCGCGGTTGTCGACGCCGGATGGATGCCCAACGATTTTCAGGTCGGGCAAACCGGCAAGGTGATCGCCCCCAAGCTGTATATTGGGTGCGGGTTGTCTGGCGCGATTCAGCACTTAGCTGGCATGCGCAACAGCAAGACGATCGTGGCCATCAACAAGGACGCGAGCGCGCCGATCTTTGAGGTGGCCGACTTTGGGCTGACGGCGGACCTGTTTGAGGCGATTCCGCAACTCATTGCCGAAGTGAAGAAGGCGCGCGGCTAG